A DNA window from Syntrophaceae bacterium contains the following coding sequences:
- a CDS encoding DUF362 domain-containing protein — MDRREFLKTAAVAGASLALPGLLLPDGSAAAAEKLDMVVAKGPSPARITRAAVDAFGGMRRFVSRGDVVVIKPNIGWDRTPEYAATTNPEVVGTLVRLCFEAGAKKVKVFDHTVSSPRRAYKQSGIADAAGAAGAELSFVEDRKFREMKIQGETLKSWPLYTEVFEADKIINVPIAKVHGTSILTLGMKNWMGVMGGSRGRIHQRIDPCLVDMARTVRPTLVVLDAVRILVANGPTGGDLSDVRLMNTVAVSQDQVAMDAFGSTLFGLREDALGCVRLGHQAGLGNMRLARQKIRRIQA, encoded by the coding sequence GCCGCCGAGAAGCTGGACATGGTCGTAGCGAAGGGGCCTTCTCCGGCCCGGATCACCCGGGCGGCGGTGGATGCCTTCGGGGGGATGCGCCGGTTTGTTTCCCGGGGCGACGTCGTCGTGATCAAGCCGAACATCGGCTGGGACCGCACACCCGAATACGCCGCCACAACGAATCCCGAGGTGGTGGGAACCCTGGTCCGGCTCTGCTTCGAGGCAGGGGCGAAGAAGGTGAAGGTCTTCGACCACACCGTCAGCAGTCCCCGAAGGGCCTACAAGCAGAGCGGCATCGCCGATGCGGCCGGGGCCGCAGGGGCCGAGCTGTCCTTCGTGGAAGACCGGAAATTCAGGGAGATGAAGATCCAGGGCGAGACCCTCAAGTCCTGGCCCCTTTACACGGAGGTCTTCGAGGCCGACAAGATCATCAACGTCCCCATCGCCAAGGTCCACGGCACATCCATCCTGACCCTGGGAATGAAGAACTGGATGGGTGTGATGGGGGGATCGCGGGGACGGATTCACCAGCGGATCGACCCGTGCCTCGTCGACATGGCCCGGACGGTCCGGCCGACGCTGGTGGTTCTCGACGCGGTCCGGATCCTCGTGGCCAACGGACCGACGGGCGGAGACCTGTCGGATGTGCGTCTGATGAACACGGTGGCGGTGAGCCAGGATCAGGTCGCCATGGACGCCTTCGGCAGCACCCTGTTCGGTCTCCGGGAAGACGCCCTGGGCTGTGTCCGCCTCGGACACCAGGCCGGCCTGGGGAACATGCGGCTGGCCCGCCAGAAGATCCGCCGGATCCAGGCCTGA